In the Leptotrichia sp. oral taxon 212 genome, one interval contains:
- a CDS encoding DUF1858 domain-containing protein: MELVNKDMNIMEAVEKYPVIAQVLMRYGLGCVGCIISSAETLGEGIAAHGLNPDIIIEEVNMILEKQGE, from the coding sequence ATGGAATTAGTAAATAAGGACATGAATATAATGGAAGCAGTGGAAAAGTATCCTGTAATTGCGCAAGTATTGATGAGATACGGACTTGGATGTGTAGGATGCATAATTTCAAGTGCTGAAACTTTAGGTGAAGGAATTGCTGCCCACGGATTAAATCCTGATATTATAATAGAAGAAGTAAATATGATATTAGAAAAACAGGGAGAATAA
- a CDS encoding glycogen/starch/alpha-glucan phosphorylase — MVIDKPQLKDSILRKLRRQYGKTIEEAHEYEIYYAVSRATLDYVVENWYNTKKTYAKKCVKQIYYFSAEFLMGRYLGNNLINLQMNEVIKETLSELGVDINKIEDHEIDTGLGNGGLGRLAACFLDSMATLKLPGNGYGLRYKYGMFEQRIENGFQVEYPDNWTKYGDPWSIKRMDRVFEVKFGGKIEVHRDEVGKEYFKRVDTENVLAVAYDVPIIGYGNETVNTLRLWEARSPEGFDLNLFNSQKYLMASEKAIEAEDISRVLYPNDTEKDGKLLRLKQQYFFTSASLQDIVRRYKSIYGNDFSKFHEKVAIQLNDTHPVVAIPELMRIFLDYEKLGWDEAWSICKKVFAYTNHTILSEALEKWDISLFQPLLPRTYQIVEEINRRFMDDLNERYNGDWQKIQYMSIIGNGQIRMAWLAIVGSHKVNGVAALHTEILKNSELKDWYDLYPEKFLNKTNGITQRRWLLKANPELAALITELIGDKWITDLYELKKLEHFIENDDVLNRLAEIKFNNKKKLADYIKETAGIEVNPDSIFDIQVKRLHEYKRQLLNVLHIMDLYNKLKENPLLDIEPRTFIFGAKAAAGYRRAKGIIKLINAVAEKVNNDTDINDKIKVVFLENYRVSLAEKIFPAADVSEQISTAGKEASGTGNMKFMLNGAITIGTLDGANVEIVEEAGSENAFIFGLKANEVEELQHSNSYNPFEEYNNIEGLKKVIDQLGDGTYDDNHTGIFRELQASLLYGVEGSRPDVYFLLKDFDSYRDAQAELGRAYRDKRNWAKKTLKNIANAGKFSSDRTIMEYAKEIWDVHPVEVEDYIN, encoded by the coding sequence ATGGTTATAGACAAACCTCAATTAAAAGACAGTATTCTTAGAAAGTTGAGAAGACAGTACGGTAAAACGATAGAAGAAGCTCATGAATATGAAATTTATTATGCTGTTTCAAGGGCAACTTTAGACTATGTAGTCGAAAATTGGTACAATACAAAAAAAACATATGCAAAGAAATGTGTTAAACAAATATATTACTTTTCAGCAGAATTTCTGATGGGACGTTATTTAGGGAACAATCTTATTAATCTTCAGATGAATGAAGTAATAAAAGAAACATTGAGTGAACTTGGAGTAGATATCAACAAAATTGAAGATCATGAAATTGATACAGGACTTGGTAATGGTGGATTAGGAAGACTTGCAGCATGTTTTCTGGATTCAATGGCAACACTTAAATTGCCAGGAAATGGATATGGATTAAGATATAAATACGGTATGTTTGAACAGAGAATTGAAAATGGTTTTCAGGTGGAATACCCTGACAACTGGACAAAATATGGGGATCCATGGTCAATAAAGAGAATGGACAGGGTATTTGAAGTAAAATTTGGAGGAAAAATAGAAGTTCATAGAGATGAAGTAGGTAAAGAATACTTCAAGAGAGTAGATACTGAAAATGTTCTTGCAGTAGCTTATGATGTTCCTATAATAGGGTATGGAAATGAAACAGTAAATACACTTAGATTGTGGGAAGCAAGATCACCTGAAGGATTTGACCTTAATCTCTTTAACTCACAGAAGTATCTGATGGCTTCAGAAAAAGCAATAGAAGCTGAAGATATTTCAAGAGTACTGTATCCAAATGACACTGAAAAAGATGGGAAACTGCTAAGACTTAAACAGCAGTATTTCTTCACATCAGCTTCGTTACAGGATATAGTGAGAAGATATAAATCAATATACGGAAATGATTTTTCGAAATTCCATGAAAAGGTGGCAATTCAGCTGAATGATACTCATCCTGTAGTTGCAATACCTGAATTAATGAGAATTTTCCTTGACTATGAAAAATTAGGATGGGATGAAGCATGGTCAATATGTAAAAAAGTGTTTGCATACACTAACCATACAATATTGTCAGAAGCATTGGAAAAATGGGATATTTCATTATTCCAGCCACTTCTGCCTAGAACTTATCAGATTGTTGAAGAAATAAACAGAAGGTTTATGGATGATCTGAATGAAAGATACAACGGAGACTGGCAAAAAATACAGTATATGTCAATTATTGGAAATGGACAGATAAGAATGGCATGGCTTGCAATAGTAGGTTCACATAAGGTAAATGGAGTTGCGGCATTGCATACTGAAATATTGAAAAATTCAGAGCTGAAGGACTGGTATGACCTTTATCCTGAAAAGTTCCTGAACAAGACGAATGGAATTACTCAAAGAAGATGGTTGTTAAAAGCTAATCCTGAGCTGGCAGCATTGATTACAGAACTTATTGGAGATAAATGGATTACAGATTTATATGAACTGAAGAAATTGGAACATTTTATTGAAAATGATGATGTGCTTAACAGACTTGCTGAAATTAAGTTTAATAATAAGAAAAAATTAGCAGACTATATTAAGGAAACAGCAGGAATTGAAGTTAATCCTGACTCAATTTTTGATATTCAGGTAAAAAGACTTCACGAATACAAAAGACAGCTGTTAAATGTATTACATATAATGGATCTGTATAATAAACTGAAGGAAAATCCATTACTTGACATAGAACCTAGAACATTTATATTTGGTGCCAAAGCGGCGGCAGGATACAGAAGGGCAAAGGGAATTATTAAGTTAATCAATGCAGTTGCTGAAAAAGTGAATAATGATACAGATATTAATGATAAAATAAAAGTTGTCTTCCTTGAAAATTATAGAGTTTCACTTGCAGAAAAAATATTTCCTGCGGCAGATGTTTCAGAGCAAATTTCTACAGCAGGCAAGGAAGCATCAGGAACAGGGAATATGAAATTCATGCTTAATGGAGCAATTACTATAGGAACATTAGATGGGGCAAACGTGGAAATCGTAGAAGAAGCTGGAAGTGAAAATGCATTTATTTTTGGACTGAAGGCAAATGAAGTTGAAGAACTACAGCACAGTAATTCATATAATCCATTTGAAGAATATAACAATATTGAAGGCCTGAAAAAAGTTATCGATCAGTTAGGTGACGGAACTTATGATGACAATCATACAGGTATATTTAGGGAATTGCAGGCTTCACTTTTATATGGAGTGGAAGGTTCAAGACCTGATGTATATTTCCTTCTAAAAGATTTTGACTCTTACAGGGATGCACAGGCTGAACTTGGAAGAGCGTACAGGGATAAAAGAAACTGGGCTAAAAAAACTCTTAAGAATATAGCTAATGCAGGAAAATTTAGCTCTGACAGAACTATAATGGAATATGCAAAAGAAATATGGGATGTTCATCCTGTAGAAGTAGAAGATTATATAAACTAG